From the genome of Borreliella burgdorferi B31, one region includes:
- a CDS encoding P52 family lipoprotein has protein sequence MENIFEYLKLNAVEICVLKDIKKVIYKFYESILDIENDAETINILSPXKSQNILNEFFFNLGPKKSKELINLFRKIKVKLGDNVFENKVFIFYLCLDDVDFFKLLYVLDKSNFDDYLILIYEKFLAIRKDLKLILNNYGSNNL, from the coding sequence ATGGAAAACATATTCGAGTACTTAAAATTAAATGCCGTCGAAATTTGTGTTTTAAAAGATATAAAAAAAGTTATTTATAAGTTCTATGAGTCGATTTTAGATATAGAAAATGATGCGGAGACAATAAATATATTGTCTCCGCMTAAAAGTCAAAACATTTTAAATGAATTTTTTTTTAATTTGGGGCCAAAAAAGTCTAAAGAATTAATCAACCTTTTTCGTAAAATTAAAGTAAAGCTGGGTGATAATGTGTTTGAAAATAAGGTTTTCATATTCTATTTATGTCTTGATGATGTAGATTTTTTTAAACTTTTGTATGTGCTTGATAAAAGCAATTTTGATGATTATCTAATATTGATTTATGAAAAATTTCTTGCTATAAGAAAAGATTTGAAATTAATATTGAACAATTATGGTTCGAATAACTTGTAA